Genomic segment of Syntrophorhabdales bacterium:
ATCTTCTCCACTTTCTCCAGAATGCTTTTCACCTTGCGCATGACAATCTCTTTTTCACTTTGAATCTCCGCCATCTTCTGCTTCAGCTCCCGATTCTCTACTTCCAAAGAACCAATCCTGGCTGCCAGCTTCTCCTTCTCCCCCTTGATGCCCTTGTAACTTGACACAAGCGCATCTATTTTTTCCTCCAATTCGCCAAGTTTGTTATCGCCGAAAAGCCCTTCCATTTCTCAGTAATTAATCGCTTTTCTGCTCAAAAGTCAAGTACAAAAGGCATGCTTTCATGAACGAGTCAAGCTCCCCGTTGAGTACACTTTCCGCATTGTGTTCCTCCAGTTTTGTCCTGTGATCCTTTACCAGCTTGTAGGGGTGGAGTACATACGAACGAATCTGGCTGCCCCACGCTATCTCTTTTTTCTCCTTGTTCAAGGCAGCCATCTTTTCTTCCTGTTTTCTTTTCTCCAGTTCGTAGAGCCTCGACTTGAGGATCGCCATGGCTATAGCCCTGTTCTTATGCTGCGATCTCTCATTCTGGCACTGCGCGACGATACCTGAAGGAATGTGGGTGATACGAATAGCGGATTCAGTCCTGTTCACGTGCTGCCCGCCAGGGCCGCTGGACCTGAAAGTATCCACCCTGAGATCTTCCTCTTTAATGTCGACTTGCACGTTCTCGGGGAGTTCCGGGTAGGCGTATACCGACGCAAATGAAGTGTGCCTTCTGTTATTGGCATCGAAAGGAGAAACACGGACCAGTCGGTGGATGCCGGACTCGCACTTCAGATACCCATAGGCATTCGGGCCCGACACAATAAAGGTGACATTCTTTATCCCTGCCTCCTCCCCCGGCAGGATGTCTACGACCTGGGTCTCAAAACCTTTTTTCTCAGCCCACATGAGGTACATCCTGAGCAACATCTCCGCCCAATCCTGCGCCTCGGTGCCACCGGCGCCCGCATTAATATAGACTATGGCATTCTCTTTATCCGCCTCGCCGCTGAGCATACGCTCGATCTCATAGCGGCCGAGCAACTTGTCCAGCGCTTCGACTCTTTCCACAAGCTCTGATGCATCCTGCGGATCGTTTGTTTCCTTGAACATGTCCTGGAGGATAGTAATCTCC
This window contains:
- the zapB gene encoding cell division protein ZapB, with the translated sequence MEGLFGDNKLGELEEKIDALVSSYKGIKGEKEKLAARIGSLEVENRELKQKMAEIQSEKEIVMRKVKSILEKVEKIEG
- the prfB gene encoding peptide chain release factor 2 (programmed frameshift), coding for MIEDVKSRIEALQQRMDTLRGYLDLAATRNKIEACDEAIAKPDFWEDQEEAQATLKERARLQAEIDAWEAKEKDLEEITILQDMFKETNDPQDASELVERVEALDKLLGRYEIERMLSGEADKENAIVYINAGAGGTEAQDWAEMLLRMYLMWAEKKGFETQVVDILPGEEAGIKNVTFIVSGPNAYGYLKCESGIHRLVRVSPFDANNRRHTSFASVYAYPELPENVQVDIKEEDLRVDTFRSSGPGGQHVNRTESAIRITHIPSGIVAQCQNERSQHKNRAIAMAILKSRLYELEKRKQEEKMAALNKEKKEIAWGSQIRSYVLHPYKLVKDHRTKLEEHNAESVLNGELDSFMKACLLYLTFEQKSD